From Priestia aryabhattai, one genomic window encodes:
- a CDS encoding YlmH family RNA-binding protein — protein sequence MSVYEHFRQEEHGFIDQVLQWKEDVLHQYSPKLTDFLDPREQQIVTAIVGTEEEVQVSFDGGQPFAERKRALLYPDYYVPESGDFQLHMYELNYPKKFVTIEHPQVLGSAMSLGLRRSKFGDILVAGDSIQLVAAEEISSYIEMNLTSIGKAKVSLSSIQREQLHVVKEELIEQVYTVSSMRLDVLLSTIHNLSRQKVQPFIANGAVKVNFKVIEQPSFECHEGDILSLRGHGRSRIVSLEGKTKKEKWRIVVGKQK from the coding sequence ATGTCTGTTTATGAACATTTTAGGCAAGAAGAACATGGGTTTATTGACCAAGTTCTTCAGTGGAAAGAAGATGTCCTACATCAATACAGCCCAAAGCTAACGGACTTTTTAGATCCAAGGGAGCAGCAGATTGTGACGGCTATTGTTGGGACTGAAGAAGAGGTTCAAGTTTCATTTGATGGTGGACAACCGTTTGCTGAACGCAAACGTGCGCTGCTCTATCCGGATTACTATGTGCCTGAAAGCGGAGATTTTCAGTTACATATGTACGAGCTGAATTATCCTAAAAAGTTTGTGACGATTGAACATCCTCAAGTTCTTGGTTCGGCGATGTCCTTAGGGCTGCGTCGTTCAAAATTTGGCGATATTTTGGTAGCGGGAGATAGTATTCAGCTTGTAGCTGCAGAGGAAATCTCTTCTTATATTGAGATGAATTTAACATCAATTGGAAAAGCAAAAGTTTCACTTTCTTCTATTCAAAGAGAGCAGCTTCATGTGGTAAAAGAAGAGCTGATTGAACAAGTTTATACAGTTTCTTCAATGAGGCTTGATGTGTTGCTGTCGACCATTCATAATTTATCAAGACAAAAAGTCCAGCCGTTTATTGCAAACGGAGCGGTGAAAGTAAATTTTAAAGTCATTGAACAGCCTTCTTTTGAATGTCATGAAGGTGATATTTTGTCGCTTCGTGGTCATGGCAGAAGTCGCATCGTTTCACTTGAAGGCAAAACCAAAAAAGAAAAATGGCGAATTGTTGTAGGAAAGCAGAAATAA
- a CDS encoding YggT family protein — translation MSIVFGILAQLIGLYSWALIIYILMSWVPDVRASKFGQLLGSICEPYLEPFRKIIPPIGMIDISPLVAIFLLRFAERGVLSLNNVVGFI, via the coding sequence TTGAGTATCGTTTTTGGGATTCTCGCACAATTGATTGGGCTTTACTCATGGGCATTAATTATTTACATTTTGATGTCTTGGGTACCCGATGTAAGAGCATCTAAGTTTGGTCAGCTGCTTGGCAGTATTTGTGAGCCTTACTTAGAGCCTTTTCGTAAAATCATTCCGCCTATTGGGATGATTGATATTTCACCTCTTGTCGCAATCTTTTTATTGCGATTTGCAGAAAGAGGTGTACTGTCACTTAATAATGTGGTGGGGTTTATTTAA
- a CDS encoding cell division protein SepF produces the protein MSMKNRFRSFFALDDDTEYVEEQYEQEESVEEPVQQSRPVKTSQQPNQQQNVISLQSVQKSSKMMLCEPRVYAEAQEITDHLKNRKVVVVNLQRIQRDQAVRIVDFLSGTVYALGGDIQKIGTDIFLCTPDNVDVSGSISDMMGEHDTTNVKRW, from the coding sequence ATGAGTATGAAAAATCGCTTTAGAAGTTTTTTTGCTCTTGATGACGATACTGAATATGTAGAAGAACAATACGAACAAGAAGAGTCGGTAGAAGAGCCTGTACAGCAGTCGAGACCAGTGAAAACTAGTCAGCAGCCAAATCAGCAGCAAAACGTGATTAGTTTACAAAGCGTTCAAAAATCATCCAAAATGATGCTTTGCGAACCTCGCGTCTATGCCGAAGCACAAGAAATTACGGATCATTTAAAAAATCGTAAAGTCGTAGTTGTTAATTTACAGCGCATTCAACGAGATCAAGCAGTAAGAATTGTCGACTTTTTAAGTGGTACAGTTTATGCTTTAGGCGGGGACATTCAAAAAATTGGAACCGACATCTTTTTATGTACACCTGATAATGTAGACGTAAGCGGAAGCATTTCAGATATGATGGGAGAACATGATACAACAAACGTAAAGAGGTGGTAG
- a CDS encoding YggS family pyridoxal phosphate-dependent enzyme, with translation MTASVSENLEAVQQTIAEACKKVNRTREDVELIAVTKYVSTTRAAEAVDAGILHLGENRDEGLLEKYESIGEKATWHFIGSLQTRKVKNVIDKVDYIHSLDRLSLAKEIDKRAGHRIKCFVQVNVAEEQSKHGLTVEDVIPFIQSLEAFTNIQVVGLMTMAPHTDDEFLLRSCFQGLKKLQDRIQELNLPYAPCTELSMGMSNDYAIAIEEGATFIRLGTTLVGNER, from the coding sequence GTGACAGCTAGCGTAAGTGAAAATCTAGAAGCAGTTCAACAAACAATTGCTGAAGCGTGTAAAAAAGTCAATCGAACTCGAGAAGATGTAGAGCTGATTGCTGTAACAAAATACGTTTCCACAACACGAGCAGCAGAAGCAGTGGATGCCGGCATTTTACATCTCGGAGAAAACAGGGATGAAGGTCTTCTAGAAAAGTATGAATCAATCGGTGAGAAAGCGACCTGGCATTTTATCGGGAGCTTACAAACAAGAAAAGTAAAAAATGTGATTGATAAAGTTGACTATATTCATTCACTAGACCGATTATCTTTAGCAAAAGAAATTGATAAACGTGCAGGACATCGTATAAAATGTTTTGTACAAGTTAATGTTGCCGAAGAACAATCCAAGCATGGCCTTACTGTAGAAGACGTGATTCCATTCATTCAATCCCTTGAAGCATTTACAAATATCCAAGTGGTTGGATTAATGACCATGGCTCCTCACACAGATGACGAGTTCTTGCTTCGCAGCTGTTTTCAGGGTCTAAAGAAATTGCAGGATCGTATACAAGAACTAAACCTCCCATATGCACCGTGTACAGAGCTGTCAATGGGAATGTCAAACGATTATGCAATTGCAATTGAAGAAGGAGCAACATTCATTCGACTAGGAACCACGTTAGTTGGGAATGAACGTTAA
- the pgeF gene encoding peptidoglycan editing factor PgeF, whose product MNPEPLKKSHHESFMWLSPWVEKNDMLVAGFTTKNGGVSKPPFVSFNLGLHVNDNVEDVITNRKILAAELDMSFESFVCAEQVHEATVQKVTKADCAKGLYKYEEGIEATDGIYTNESDILLALCYADCVPLYFYAPDHHLVGLAHAGWKGTVKDIAGNMIRRWVEQENVPVEDIYVAIGPSIEDCCYVVDNRVITQVNEVVGQNGYQEVSPGQYALNLKKVNKLLIQNAGVLPERILTSSYCTSCEDDLFFSHRRDQGKTGRMFNFIGFKEE is encoded by the coding sequence ATGAATCCTGAGCCATTAAAAAAAAGCCATCACGAGTCGTTTATGTGGCTGAGCCCTTGGGTAGAAAAGAATGATATGCTTGTTGCTGGTTTCACCACAAAAAATGGTGGCGTGAGTAAGCCTCCATTTGTTTCTTTTAACCTAGGGCTTCACGTAAACGATAACGTAGAAGATGTTATTACAAATAGAAAAATTTTAGCAGCCGAACTAGACATGTCTTTTGAAAGCTTTGTATGTGCCGAACAAGTACATGAAGCAACTGTTCAAAAAGTAACAAAAGCCGACTGTGCAAAAGGACTCTACAAGTATGAAGAGGGCATAGAAGCAACGGATGGCATTTATACAAATGAATCTGATATTTTGTTAGCTTTATGTTATGCAGATTGTGTTCCGCTGTACTTCTATGCGCCTGATCACCATTTAGTTGGTCTTGCTCATGCTGGGTGGAAGGGAACAGTGAAAGATATTGCAGGAAATATGATTCGACGTTGGGTAGAACAAGAAAATGTTCCGGTTGAAGATATTTACGTGGCGATTGGCCCTTCGATTGAAGATTGCTGTTATGTTGTCGATAACCGCGTCATTACACAAGTAAACGAAGTAGTTGGCCAAAATGGATATCAAGAAGTAAGCCCGGGTCAATACGCGCTTAATTTAAAAAAAGTCAATAAGCTGCTGATTCAAAACGCAGGCGTATTGCCGGAACGAATTTTAACATCGTCGTATTGTACAAGCTGTGAAGATGACCTGTTCTTCTCACATCGCCGCGACCAAGGGAAAACAGGGCGCATGTTTAACTTCATCGGCTTTAAGGAGGAGTAA
- a CDS encoding YlmC/YmxH family sporulation protein: MLKISEFQLKDVVNVADGKKLGNVGDIDIDLTTGKIQAVIIGGSRVLGFFGKDDEIVIPWKNIVKIGSDVILVRYKDAFQPEEN; the protein is encoded by the coding sequence ATGTTAAAGATTTCAGAATTTCAGCTGAAAGATGTAGTGAATGTAGCTGATGGCAAAAAACTTGGAAATGTAGGGGATATTGATATTGACTTAACAACGGGAAAAATACAGGCCGTCATTATCGGAGGCTCTCGTGTATTAGGCTTCTTTGGAAAAGATGATGAAATTGTGATTCCATGGAAAAATATTGTGAAAATTGGTTCTGATGTCATTTTAGTACGTTATAAAGACGCATTTCAGCCTGAAGAGAATTAG
- the sigG gene encoding RNA polymerase sporulation sigma factor SigG: MTRNKVEICGVDTSKLPVLKNEEMRKLFKQMQAGDGTAREKLVSGNLRLVLSVIQRFNNRGEFVDDLFQVGCIGLMKSIDNFDLSQNVKFSTYAVPMIIGEIRRYLRDNNPIRVSRSLRDIAYKALQVRERLMSETSKEPTAEEISKVLEVPHEEIVFALDAIQDPVSLFEPIYNDGGDPIYVMDQLSDERNRDSTWIEEIALQEGMRRLNEREKLILRKRFFQGKTQMEVAEEIGISQAQVSRLEKAAIKQMNKNIQS; this comes from the coding sequence TTGACAAGAAATAAAGTAGAAATTTGTGGAGTAGATACTTCGAAACTTCCTGTATTAAAAAATGAAGAGATGCGAAAGTTGTTTAAACAAATGCAGGCTGGAGATGGAACAGCAAGAGAAAAGCTAGTAAGCGGAAATTTACGTCTCGTACTCAGCGTGATCCAACGTTTTAACAATCGTGGAGAATTTGTTGATGACTTATTTCAGGTTGGGTGTATTGGATTAATGAAATCCATTGACAATTTTGATTTAAGTCAAAACGTGAAGTTTTCTACATATGCTGTCCCAATGATTATAGGGGAAATTCGCCGCTATTTACGTGACAATAATCCAATCCGTGTTTCTCGTTCCCTTCGTGATATTGCTTATAAAGCTCTTCAAGTTCGTGAAAGGCTTATGAGTGAAACATCCAAGGAACCTACAGCTGAGGAAATTTCAAAAGTCCTAGAAGTGCCGCATGAAGAAATTGTGTTTGCTTTAGATGCTATCCAAGATCCGGTTTCTCTATTTGAACCTATTTACAATGATGGGGGAGACCCAATCTATGTCATGGATCAGCTAAGCGATGAACGCAACCGTGATTCAACTTGGATTGAAGAAATTGCTTTGCAAGAAGGTATGAGAAGATTGAACGAGCGAGAAAAACTAATTTTACGAAAGCGCTTCTTTCAAGGTAAAACACAGATGGAAGTTGCTGAAGAAATTGGTATTTCTCAAGCGCAGGTTTCTCGTTTAGAAAAAGCTGCTATTAAACAGATGAATAAAAATATTCAAAGTTAA
- the sigE gene encoding RNA polymerase sporulation sigma factor SigE, which translates to MATYRIRFQLWWYKLLIKLKLKTDEVYYIGGSEALPPPLTKDEEEVLLKKLPSGDEAARSLLIERNLRLVVYIARKFENTGINIEDLISIGTIGLIKAVNTFNPEKKIKLATYASRCIENEILMYLRRNNKIRSEVSFDEPLNIDWDGNELLLSDVMGTEEDIITKDLEANVDRKLLLKALHQLNDREKQIMELRFGLAGGEEKTQKDVADMLGISQSYISRLEKRIIKRLRKEFNKMV; encoded by the coding sequence ATGGCTACATATCGAATTCGATTTCAATTATGGTGGTACAAATTATTAATTAAACTTAAGCTGAAAACAGATGAAGTGTACTATATAGGAGGAAGTGAAGCTCTTCCACCACCTTTAACAAAAGATGAAGAAGAAGTTCTCTTGAAAAAACTTCCATCAGGGGATGAAGCAGCACGTTCACTGTTGATTGAGCGTAATTTGCGACTTGTTGTTTATATTGCCCGCAAGTTTGAAAATACAGGAATCAATATTGAGGATTTAATTAGCATCGGCACCATCGGTTTAATTAAAGCAGTAAACACGTTTAATCCTGAAAAGAAAATTAAGCTAGCGACGTACGCCTCTCGCTGTATTGAAAATGAAATTTTAATGTATTTGCGCCGCAACAATAAAATTCGATCTGAAGTTTCATTTGATGAGCCGTTAAATATTGATTGGGATGGAAATGAACTGTTATTATCTGACGTGATGGGAACCGAAGAAGATATCATTACAAAAGACCTAGAAGCGAATGTAGATCGAAAACTTTTGTTGAAAGCATTGCATCAATTAAATGACCGTGAAAAGCAAATTATGGAGCTGCGCTTTGGGCTAGCCGGCGGAGAAGAAAAAACGCAAAAAGATGTAGCTGATATGCTAGGCATTTCTCAGTCTTATATTTCAAGGCTTGAAAAACGAATTATTAAACGGCTGCGAAAAGAATTTAATAAAATGGTTTAA
- the spoIIGA gene encoding sigma-E processing peptidase SpoIIGA, protein MPIYLDLIWMLNFGLDTILLMLCAVVLKRNYKWWRLLLGGFIGSLIVLLMFTPFSHLMVHPAIKILFSFFMVLVTFGYKRLRFFFENLLTFYFATFVVGGGLMGVHFLFQDQFLVLNQMVDTKSPQFGDPISWIFVLIGFPLLSYFSKARVDDLRMKNITFDQLVDVEVILNEQTLSMKGLIDSGNQLVDPLTKTPVMIVTADSLKEILPEGLMELSKNVQSFSHSEDIDQEWYSRVRFVPYRSVGQANQLLLALKPDMVRLVHQSNTIEITKVLVGISHTTLSVEKQYECIVHPKLIVIGEVSSAS, encoded by the coding sequence TTGCCAATCTATTTAGATTTAATATGGATGCTGAATTTTGGGTTAGATACGATCTTGCTAATGTTATGTGCAGTTGTACTTAAACGGAATTACAAGTGGTGGCGGCTTTTGCTTGGCGGCTTTATCGGTTCATTGATTGTCCTTCTCATGTTTACGCCTTTTTCTCATCTTATGGTTCACCCTGCTATTAAAATTTTATTCTCTTTTTTTATGGTATTGGTGACGTTTGGTTATAAACGACTGCGCTTTTTCTTTGAGAATTTATTAACGTTTTATTTTGCAACCTTTGTTGTTGGTGGAGGGTTAATGGGCGTTCACTTTTTATTTCAAGATCAGTTCCTTGTTCTTAATCAAATGGTTGATACGAAGTCTCCACAGTTTGGTGATCCTATTAGCTGGATATTTGTTCTTATTGGTTTTCCGCTATTATCTTATTTTTCAAAGGCACGAGTTGATGATTTGCGAATGAAAAATATTACATTTGATCAGCTGGTAGATGTAGAAGTAATTTTAAACGAACAGACGCTGTCGATGAAAGGACTTATTGATAGTGGAAACCAGCTTGTAGATCCGCTGACGAAAACCCCGGTTATGATTGTTACAGCAGATTCTTTAAAAGAAATATTGCCTGAAGGCTTAATGGAATTAAGCAAAAATGTCCAATCCTTTTCACACAGCGAAGATATTGATCAAGAGTGGTATTCAAGAGTCCGCTTTGTCCCTTATCGAAGCGTGGGCCAAGCCAATCAGCTGCTGCTTGCTCTAAAGCCAGATATGGTAAGGCTGGTGCATCAGTCCAACACGATTGAAATCACTAAAGTATTAGTAGGTATTAGTCATACAACGCTTTCAGTGGAGAAGCAATATGAATGTATTGTTCATCCGAAGCTTATTGTTATTGGAGAAGTAAGTTCCGCATCGTAA